A genomic window from Streptococcus sanguinis includes:
- a CDS encoding cation-translocating P-type ATPase, which translates to MSKEQNKDLFYTQTAEEVLKNLDSSIEGLSTAQAQERLATYGRNELDEGEKRTLLMKFLDQFKDLMIIILLVAAALSVITEGMDGLTDAMIILAVVVLNATFGVYQEGKAEAAIEALKNMSSPMARVRRDGNVVEIDSRELVPGDIVLLEAGDVVPADMRLIEAASLKIEEAALTGESVPVEKDITETVEAEAGIGDRVNMGYQNSNVTYGRGTGVVTNTGMYTEVGKIADMLANADETETPLKQNLTQLSKTLTYLIVVIAVIALLVGVFVRGEHPLKALMVAVALSVAAIPEGLPAIVTVILSLGTQVLTKRNAIIRKLPAIETLGSTEIIASDKTGTLTMNQMTVEKVYTNGQLIDAKEGLDASNTTLRVMNFANDTKVDPTGKLIGDPTETALVQFGLDHNFDVREVLKDEPRVAELPFDSDRKLMSTIHKEADGSYFVAVKGAPDQLLKRVTRIEVNGEVRPITEKDKNAILAINKDLAKQALRVLMMAYKYVDAVPTLESEIVESDLIFSGLVGMIDPERPEAAEAVRVAKEAGIRPIMITGDHQDTAEAIAKRLGIIDPNDTEDHVLTGAELNELTDEEFQKVFKQYSVYARVSPEHKVRIVKAWQNDGKVVAMTGDGVNDAPSLKTADIGIGMGITGTEVSKSASDMVLADDNFATIIVAVEEGRKVFSNIQKTIQYLLSSNTAEVLSIFLATLFGWDVLEPVHILWLNLVTDTLPAMALGVEPAEPDVMKHKPRGRNSSFFSGGVLRSIIYQGILQAALVLGVYGYALLYPEHSTYAEIHADALTMSYLTLGLIQLVQAFNVKSVYQSIFTVGPFKNKLFNWSIVASFLLLAATLTIPGFTPFFKLSILTPTQWLAPIIASALMIVVVEIVKFVQRKLGMDEKAI; encoded by the coding sequence TTGTCTAAAGAACAAAATAAAGACTTATTTTACACACAAACCGCAGAAGAAGTCCTAAAGAACTTGGACTCATCTATCGAAGGTTTGTCAACTGCTCAAGCTCAAGAACGCTTAGCGACTTATGGTCGAAATGAATTGGATGAAGGGGAGAAACGAACCCTCTTGATGAAATTCCTTGACCAATTTAAGGATTTGATGATTATTATTTTGCTTGTGGCAGCGGCACTTTCTGTCATTACAGAAGGAATGGATGGCTTAACAGACGCTATGATCATCTTGGCCGTTGTTGTCCTCAATGCTACCTTTGGGGTTTATCAAGAAGGGAAAGCTGAAGCAGCCATTGAAGCTCTGAAAAATATGTCTAGCCCTATGGCCCGTGTGCGTCGTGATGGCAATGTGGTTGAAATTGATTCACGTGAATTGGTTCCTGGAGACATTGTTTTGCTAGAAGCAGGTGATGTTGTTCCAGCAGATATGCGTTTGATCGAAGCTGCCTCACTTAAGATTGAGGAAGCTGCCCTTACTGGTGAATCTGTTCCAGTTGAAAAGGATATTACCGAGACAGTTGAAGCAGAAGCCGGAATTGGTGACCGTGTGAATATGGGTTACCAAAACTCAAACGTTACTTACGGTCGTGGTACTGGAGTAGTAACAAATACTGGTATGTATACTGAAGTTGGTAAGATTGCTGATATGCTAGCCAACGCAGACGAAACGGAAACACCCTTGAAGCAAAACTTGACCCAATTGTCTAAGACTTTGACTTACTTAATCGTTGTGATTGCAGTCATTGCCTTATTAGTTGGTGTCTTCGTTCGTGGAGAACATCCTTTAAAAGCTTTAATGGTGGCGGTAGCCCTTTCGGTAGCAGCTATTCCAGAAGGTTTGCCTGCTATCGTTACAGTTATTCTGTCACTTGGTACACAAGTATTGACTAAACGGAATGCCATTATCCGTAAATTACCTGCGATTGAGACTCTCGGCTCAACTGAGATCATTGCATCAGATAAGACTGGTACTTTGACGATGAACCAGATGACAGTTGAGAAAGTTTATACAAATGGTCAGTTGATTGACGCTAAAGAAGGTTTGGATGCAAGCAATACAACGCTTCGTGTTATGAACTTTGCCAACGATACAAAAGTTGATCCAACAGGGAAATTGATTGGAGACCCAACTGAGACTGCCCTTGTACAGTTTGGTTTGGACCACAACTTTGACGTCCGTGAAGTCTTGAAGGATGAACCACGTGTGGCTGAATTGCCATTTGACTCAGACCGCAAGCTTATGTCTACTATCCATAAGGAAGCAGATGGTTCTTACTTTGTAGCCGTTAAGGGTGCACCTGACCAATTGCTCAAACGTGTGACTCGTATTGAAGTCAATGGGGAAGTTCGTCCGATCACAGAAAAAGATAAAAATGCTATCCTTGCAATCAATAAAGACTTGGCTAAACAAGCCCTTCGTGTCTTGATGATGGCTTATAAATACGTGGATGCTGTGCCAACCTTGGAATCTGAAATTGTTGAGTCTGACCTCATCTTCTCTGGCTTGGTCGGCATGATTGACCCTGAGCGCCCAGAAGCTGCAGAAGCTGTCCGTGTCGCTAAGGAAGCTGGTATCCGTCCAATCATGATCACTGGTGACCACCAGGATACGGCTGAAGCTATCGCCAAACGTCTTGGCATCATCGATCCAAATGATACAGAAGATCATGTCTTGACTGGAGCTGAGTTGAATGAACTCACTGATGAAGAATTTCAAAAAGTCTTCAAGCAATACTCAGTGTATGCTCGTGTATCTCCAGAGCACAAAGTTCGTATCGTTAAGGCTTGGCAAAATGACGGTAAGGTTGTTGCCATGACAGGTGATGGGGTCAACGATGCGCCATCTCTTAAGACAGCTGACATCGGTATCGGTATGGGAATTACAGGTACAGAGGTTTCTAAGAGTGCTTCTGATATGGTTCTTGCCGATGATAACTTCGCAACCATTATCGTAGCAGTAGAAGAAGGACGTAAGGTCTTCTCAAATATCCAAAAAACAATTCAATATCTTTTGTCATCTAATACTGCAGAAGTATTGTCTATCTTCCTTGCAACCCTCTTTGGTTGGGATGTATTGGAGCCAGTTCACATTCTTTGGCTTAACTTGGTAACAGATACCCTTCCAGCGATGGCTCTTGGTGTTGAGCCGGCTGAACCTGATGTTATGAAGCATAAGCCTCGTGGACGTAACTCAAGCTTTTTCTCAGGTGGTGTCTTGAGATCTATCATCTACCAGGGTATCCTGCAAGCAGCTCTTGTATTGGGTGTATACGGCTATGCCCTTCTCTATCCAGAGCACAGTACTTACGCTGAAATTCACGCAGATGCCTTGACTATGTCTTACTTGACTCTTGGTCTGATCCAGTTGGTACAGGCCTTCAACGTGAAGTCAGTTTACCAATCCATCTTTACAGTTGGTCCGTTCAAGAATAAGCTCTTTAACTGGTCTATCGTAGCTTCCTTCTTGCTCTTGGCAGCAACCTTGACTATTCCAGGCTTTACTCCCTTCTTCAAGCTTTCAATTTTGACTCCAACTCAATGGTTGGCGCCTATTATTGCTTCAGCCCTCATGATTGTTGTTGTAGAAATTGTAAAATTTGTACAGCGTAAATTGGGCATGGATGAAAAAGCGATCTAA